A single genomic interval of Corallococcus macrosporus harbors:
- a CDS encoding sulfotransferase domain-containing protein: MSSDSSDSRPVLRAVLNVLVGFLELLRAVHRIVYDAARWLRLRYVWLKPRPGDIYISTYPKSGTTWMQQIVYQLLTRGRGEYEHILQVAPFLEELILSPRAEQVLDGLEQPRILKTHMKYGFLRPPPDSRIIYVTRAAPDALISRYTHNCVMTGLRLDFDKFVQRVLRKDEWGAHLASWWPHRTDANVLHVRYADLVADREGCLRRIGAFLGVPVADEDLPLLMEKTSFEYMKQHDARFDPRTAVYEPREPGTGFINKGGVGRGKPALKPEHRARMDAQFQAVRQKLGITEDAI, encoded by the coding sequence ATGTCCTCGGATTCCTCCGATTCCCGCCCTGTGCTGAGGGCGGTCCTCAACGTCCTGGTGGGCTTCCTCGAACTGCTGCGCGCCGTGCACCGGATTGTGTACGACGCGGCCCGCTGGTTGCGGCTGCGCTATGTGTGGCTCAAGCCCAGGCCGGGGGACATCTACATCTCCACGTACCCGAAGTCCGGGACGACGTGGATGCAGCAGATCGTCTACCAGCTCCTCACCCGGGGCCGGGGCGAGTACGAGCACATCCTCCAGGTGGCGCCGTTCCTGGAGGAGCTCATCCTCTCCCCCCGCGCGGAGCAGGTGCTGGATGGCCTGGAGCAGCCGCGCATCCTGAAGACCCACATGAAGTACGGGTTCCTCAGGCCGCCACCGGACAGCCGCATCATCTACGTGACGCGCGCCGCGCCGGACGCGCTCATCTCCCGCTACACGCACAACTGCGTGATGACCGGCCTGCGCCTGGACTTCGACAAGTTCGTCCAGAGGGTGCTGCGCAAGGACGAGTGGGGAGCGCACCTGGCCTCGTGGTGGCCGCACCGCACGGACGCGAACGTGCTGCACGTGCGCTATGCGGACCTCGTCGCGGACCGCGAGGGCTGTCTGCGCCGCATCGGCGCGTTCCTGGGCGTCCCCGTGGCGGACGAGGACCTGCCCCTGCTGATGGAGAAGACGAGCTTCGAGTACATGAAGCAGCACGACGCCCGGTTCGACCCGCGCACGGCGGTGTACGAGCCGAGGGAGCCGGGGACGGGCTTCATCAACAAGGGCGGCGTGGGCCGGGGCAAGCCGGCCCTCAAGCCGGAGCACCGCGCCCGGATGGACGCCCAGTTCCAGGCGGTCCGCCAGAAGCTGGGCATCACCGAGGACGCCATCTAG
- a CDS encoding S53 family peptidase — protein MVRIPLAQSARVSPESVHPPLRSRAATGTVEVTLVLRHGSPLPTVAQLCADPPRRPLTHDEFEAKYGTDPKHLKTVRTFAKKQGLSVVSEHRARGYVVLQGTPAAMGKAFGVDLRRYTHGPSSYLTHTKPVALPRALHGVAEWVLGLDTRPLVTHNAAALPVPREVAKQAGVRSYTAPQVANLYRYPRNQGEGQCVGIIELAGGYKPEDLAQYLKSVGVERTAPVVNVGPNKAGLDVASNAEVTMDVELVASVCPGARVVVYNAGSKDYSLRDYHRVLAEAISDRENLPSVLTTSWSFYEGSLIQQGEEVAFERLFIEAALLGITVCAASGDLGSQVPVNGHSPTGAITVAATSYPAASALVLGCGGTTLEALGEVLHHERVWNRLGEAMSMGALGNTSTAAGASSGGVSSMNALPLYQEGIGVPDLVTSSWKNGAFSVSRGTGRGVPDVAANADLHTGYQIVFKGQQGVAAGTSAAAPMWAGLIVRLNEALGARVGFLHPQLYKLVSEGAPVVRRITQGGNGAYFASHETLWNACTGLGTPDGEALLAGLRKLQRRKH, from the coding sequence GACCCTGGTGCTGCGCCACGGGTCGCCCCTGCCCACCGTGGCCCAGCTGTGCGCGGATCCCCCGCGCCGCCCCCTCACCCACGACGAGTTCGAGGCGAAGTACGGCACGGATCCGAAGCACCTGAAGACCGTGCGCACCTTCGCGAAGAAGCAAGGCCTGAGCGTCGTGTCCGAGCACCGCGCCCGCGGCTATGTCGTCCTCCAGGGGACCCCGGCGGCGATGGGCAAGGCCTTCGGCGTGGACCTGCGGCGCTACACCCACGGGCCCTCGTCCTACCTGACCCACACGAAGCCGGTGGCCCTGCCGCGCGCGCTGCACGGCGTGGCGGAGTGGGTGCTCGGGCTGGACACCCGGCCGCTCGTCACCCACAACGCCGCGGCGCTGCCCGTGCCCCGGGAGGTGGCGAAGCAGGCCGGCGTGCGCTCGTACACGGCGCCCCAGGTGGCGAACCTCTACCGCTACCCGCGCAACCAGGGCGAGGGCCAGTGCGTCGGCATCATCGAGCTGGCGGGCGGCTACAAGCCGGAGGACCTGGCCCAGTACCTGAAGTCGGTCGGGGTCGAGCGCACGGCGCCGGTGGTGAACGTGGGGCCGAACAAGGCGGGGCTCGATGTCGCCTCCAACGCGGAGGTCACCATGGACGTGGAGCTGGTGGCCTCCGTGTGTCCGGGCGCGCGCGTCGTCGTCTACAACGCGGGCTCGAAGGACTACTCGCTGCGCGACTACCACCGCGTCCTGGCGGAGGCCATCAGCGACCGGGAGAACCTGCCGTCGGTGCTGACCACCAGCTGGTCCTTCTATGAAGGGTCGCTCATCCAGCAGGGCGAGGAGGTGGCCTTCGAGCGCCTCTTCATCGAAGCCGCGCTCCTGGGCATCACCGTGTGCGCGGCGTCCGGCGACCTGGGCTCGCAGGTGCCGGTGAATGGCCACTCTCCCACCGGCGCCATCACCGTGGCCGCGACGAGCTACCCGGCCGCGAGCGCGCTGGTGCTGGGCTGCGGCGGCACGACGCTGGAGGCGCTGGGAGAGGTCCTCCACCACGAGCGCGTGTGGAACCGCCTGGGCGAGGCGATGTCCATGGGCGCGCTGGGCAACACCTCCACGGCCGCGGGCGCGAGCAGCGGCGGTGTCAGCAGCATGAACGCGCTGCCGCTGTACCAGGAGGGCATCGGCGTGCCCGACCTCGTGACGTCGTCGTGGAAGAACGGCGCCTTCTCCGTCTCCCGGGGCACCGGCCGGGGCGTGCCCGACGTCGCGGCGAACGCGGACCTGCACACCGGCTATCAAATCGTCTTCAAGGGCCAGCAGGGCGTCGCCGCGGGCACGAGCGCCGCCGCGCCGATGTGGGCCGGCCTCATCGTCCGCCTCAACGAGGCGCTGGGCGCGCGCGTGGGCTTCCTGCACCCCCAGCTCTACAAGCTGGTCAGCGAGGGCGCCCCCGTCGTCCGCCGCATCACCCAGGGCGGCAACGGCGCCTACTTCGCGAGCCACGAGACGCTCTGGAACGCGTGCACCGGCCTGGGCACGCCGGACGGCGAGGCGCTGCTCGCGGGCCTGCGCAAGCTCCAGCGCCGCAAGCACTGA
- the katG gene encoding catalase/peroxidase HPI: protein MNDESKCPVAHGPRRARTNTQWWPDQLNLAMLHQHNALSDPMVEDFNYAAEFQKLDLPAVVKDLHALMTDSQDWWPADYGHYGPFFIRMAWHAAGTYRIFDGRGGARSGEQRFAPLNSWPDNGNLDKARRLLWPIKQKYGRQLSWADLMILAGNVSLESMGLKTFGFGGGREDVWEPQPINWGPESTWLGDERYSGERELAHPLAAVQMGLIYVNPEGPNGRPDPVGSARDIRDTFARMAMNDEETVALVAGGHTFGKCHGAGPAHHLGSEPEGANIEELGLGWRNAYETGIGAHATTSGLEGAWTPTPTKWDMSYFETLFGYEWELTKSPAGAHQWKPVGNSGAGTVPDAHVPGKRHAPMMTTADLALRFDPIYERISRDYMAHPAKFADAFARAWFKLTHRDMGPKVRYLGPLVPAEDLLWQDPIPAVDHALVDASDIATLKAELLGSGLSPQQLIKTAWASASTFRGSDMRGGANGARIRLAPQKDWEANEPAELARVLTTLEGLQQRFNGAQAGGKRVSLADLIVLGGTAAVEAAARKAGHNVTVPFTPGRMDASQEQTDVDSFLVLEPAADAFRNYVRAGAEATTAAALIDRASLLTLTAPEMTALLGGLRSLDVNHGHTQHGVFTRRPGTLSPDFFVNLLDMRTAWKRSQTAPNVFEGRDRATGELRWTATTADLVFGSNSQLRALAEVYAARDGEAHFVQDFVAAWAKVMELDRFDLPGRKTI from the coding sequence ATGAACGACGAGTCGAAGTGCCCCGTCGCGCACGGCCCACGCCGCGCCCGCACGAACACGCAGTGGTGGCCGGACCAGCTCAACCTCGCGATGCTGCACCAGCACAACGCGCTGTCGGACCCGATGGTCGAGGACTTCAACTACGCGGCGGAGTTCCAGAAGCTGGACCTCCCCGCGGTGGTGAAGGACCTGCACGCGCTGATGACCGACTCGCAGGACTGGTGGCCGGCGGACTACGGCCACTACGGCCCGTTCTTCATCCGCATGGCGTGGCACGCGGCGGGCACCTACCGCATCTTCGACGGCCGGGGCGGCGCTCGCTCCGGAGAACAGCGCTTCGCGCCGCTCAACAGCTGGCCCGACAACGGCAACCTGGACAAGGCGCGGCGCCTGCTGTGGCCCATCAAGCAGAAGTACGGCCGCCAGCTGTCGTGGGCGGACCTGATGATCCTCGCGGGCAACGTGTCGCTGGAGTCCATGGGCCTCAAGACCTTCGGCTTCGGCGGCGGCCGCGAGGACGTATGGGAGCCGCAGCCCATCAACTGGGGCCCGGAGTCCACCTGGCTGGGCGACGAGCGCTACAGCGGTGAGCGCGAGCTGGCGCACCCGCTGGCCGCCGTGCAGATGGGCCTCATCTACGTCAACCCCGAGGGCCCGAACGGCCGCCCGGATCCGGTGGGCTCCGCGCGCGACATCCGCGACACCTTCGCGCGCATGGCGATGAACGACGAGGAGACCGTCGCGCTCGTCGCGGGGGGCCACACCTTCGGCAAGTGCCACGGCGCTGGCCCGGCGCACCACCTGGGCTCCGAGCCGGAGGGCGCCAACATCGAGGAGCTGGGCCTGGGCTGGAGGAACGCCTACGAGACCGGCATCGGCGCGCACGCCACCACCAGCGGCCTGGAGGGCGCCTGGACGCCCACGCCGACGAAGTGGGACATGAGCTACTTCGAGACGCTCTTCGGCTACGAGTGGGAGCTGACGAAGAGCCCGGCCGGCGCGCACCAGTGGAAGCCCGTCGGCAACAGCGGCGCCGGCACCGTCCCGGACGCGCACGTGCCCGGCAAGCGCCACGCGCCCATGATGACCACGGCCGACCTCGCGCTGCGCTTCGACCCCATCTACGAGCGCATCTCGCGCGACTACATGGCCCACCCGGCGAAGTTCGCGGACGCCTTCGCGCGCGCCTGGTTCAAGCTGACCCATCGCGACATGGGCCCCAAGGTGCGCTACCTGGGCCCGCTGGTGCCGGCGGAGGACCTGCTCTGGCAGGACCCCATCCCGGCCGTGGACCACGCGCTGGTGGACGCCTCGGACATCGCCACGCTCAAGGCGGAGCTGCTCGGCTCCGGCCTGTCTCCGCAGCAGCTGATCAAGACCGCCTGGGCCTCCGCGTCCACGTTCCGCGGCAGCGACATGCGCGGGGGCGCGAACGGCGCGCGCATCCGGCTGGCGCCGCAGAAGGACTGGGAGGCCAACGAGCCCGCGGAGCTCGCGCGGGTGCTCACCACGCTGGAAGGACTCCAGCAGCGGTTCAACGGCGCGCAGGCTGGCGGCAAGCGGGTGTCGCTGGCGGACCTCATCGTGCTGGGGGGCACCGCGGCCGTCGAAGCCGCCGCGCGCAAGGCCGGCCACAATGTCACCGTGCCCTTCACCCCGGGCCGCATGGACGCGTCTCAGGAGCAGACGGACGTGGATTCGTTCCTCGTCCTGGAGCCGGCGGCGGACGCCTTCCGCAACTACGTCCGCGCGGGCGCCGAGGCGACGACGGCCGCCGCGCTCATCGACCGCGCCAGCCTGCTCACGCTCACCGCGCCGGAGATGACGGCGCTCCTGGGCGGCCTGCGCTCGCTGGACGTCAACCACGGCCACACGCAGCACGGCGTGTTCACCCGGCGCCCGGGCACGCTGAGCCCGGACTTCTTCGTCAACCTGCTCGACATGCGCACCGCGTGGAAGCGCTCGCAGACGGCCCCGAACGTGTTCGAGGGCCGCGACCGGGCCACGGGCGAGCTGCGCTGGACGGCGACCACCGCCGACCTCGTCTTCGGCTCGAACTCGCAGCTGCGCGCGCTGGCGGAGGTCTACGCGGCCCGCGACGGCGAAGCCCACTTCGTGCAGGACTTCGTCGCCGCGTGGGCCAAGGTGATGGAGCTGGATCGCTTCGACCTGCCGGGGCGCAAGACGATCTGA